One window from the genome of Synechococcus sp. PROS-7-1 encodes:
- a CDS encoding DUF3067 family protein, translating to MFKDGFLMPQAASPTPAAPLSVEEVVALFRSRWQASYDMQIVTRRRRFYVQVMWAYLEQQSFPLTEDAYRQHLAEVLEVVNRLGEAGAVRAWLQTTKDRPRLGKALSLQLPGEGRLEEFLL from the coding sequence ATGTTCAAGGACGGCTTCTTGATGCCCCAGGCTGCCTCTCCCACACCGGCTGCACCGCTCAGTGTTGAGGAGGTTGTTGCCCTCTTCCGGTCCCGCTGGCAGGCCAGTTACGACATGCAGATCGTGACGCGCCGTCGTCGTTTTTATGTGCAGGTGATGTGGGCTTATCTCGAACAGCAGTCCTTCCCCCTCACCGAAGACGCCTATCGCCAGCACCTGGCTGAGGTTCTTGAAGTGGTGAACAGGCTCGGGGAGGCTGGGGCCGTGCGGGCCTGGCTGCAGACAACGAAAGATCGCCCTCGTCTCGGGAAAGCCCTCAGCCTGCAGTTGCCGGGGGAGGGTCGACTGGAGGAGTTTCTGCTTTGA
- the tatC gene encoding twin-arginine translocase subunit TatC — protein sequence MPLADHLEELRQRVLRSLLAVAVSALACLLAVRPLVRLLEEPAGSIRFLQLAPGEFLFVSFKVAGYAGLTLALPYVLYQGLAFVLPGLTRNERRLIAPAVAGSAVLFLAGLGFAWWALVPAALSFLVSYGADVVEPIWSIERYLDFVLLLMLSTGLAFQLPVLQLLLGAFGLVNWRKMLSAWRWVVLTSALAGAVLTPSTDPITMLLLGGAITALFLIGVLLVAVVQRFKAETPPVDPPPATAG from the coding sequence ATGCCCCTGGCGGACCATCTCGAGGAGCTCCGGCAGAGGGTGCTGCGCAGCCTTCTCGCTGTTGCAGTTAGTGCGCTCGCCTGTCTGCTGGCCGTGAGGCCGTTGGTCCGACTGCTGGAGGAGCCTGCAGGGTCGATCCGCTTTCTCCAACTGGCTCCGGGGGAGTTCTTATTCGTCTCGTTCAAGGTGGCTGGCTATGCGGGGCTAACCCTGGCGCTTCCTTACGTGCTGTATCAGGGACTGGCCTTCGTTCTCCCTGGACTCACGCGCAACGAACGTCGCCTGATCGCCCCGGCCGTTGCAGGGTCAGCGGTGTTGTTTTTGGCTGGACTGGGCTTCGCCTGGTGGGCGCTGGTGCCGGCGGCCCTCAGTTTTCTGGTGAGCTATGGAGCCGACGTGGTGGAACCGATCTGGTCGATCGAGCGCTACCTCGATTTCGTGCTGCTCTTGATGCTGTCCACAGGACTGGCCTTTCAGTTACCCGTGCTCCAGTTGCTGCTTGGTGCCTTCGGCTTGGTGAACTGGAGGAAGATGCTTTCGGCCTGGCGTTGGGTGGTGCTCACCTCCGCCCTGGCCGGTGCGGTGCTCACACCCTCTACGGACCCAATCACCATGCTGCTTCTGGGAGGAGCGATCACAGCCCTGTTTCTCATTGGGGTCTTGCTGGTGGCGGTTGTGCAGCGATTCAAAGCAGAAACTCCTCCAGTCGACCCTCCCCCGGCAACTGCAGGCTGA
- a CDS encoding 4-hydroxybenzoate polyprenyltransferase, which produces MTGTLSSRLTSPWVALLRWNKPSGRLILLIPAGWSLWLNPAGTPSLQLILQILIGGLAVSAAGCVANDLWDQRIDREVARTSQRPLARGDLNRVQAFTLLAVLLTLSLLVVISLPADVRLLCLQLAVLALPPILLYPSAKRWFPFPQAILAFCWGFAVLIPWAAATGSLSLSLPLIATWGATLCWTFSFDTVYAMADRPDDATLKLRSSALTLGDSAVKVVRAGYGLTAVGLAIAAAATQTGVIFWIFWSVACIGFWRSTLPLKAEDQQAASVYAKHFARQVQIGSLLLAGVVLSRLG; this is translated from the coding sequence GTGACCGGCACGCTCTCCTCCCGCCTCACGTCCCCCTGGGTGGCCCTGCTGCGCTGGAACAAACCCAGTGGCCGTCTGATTCTTCTCATTCCAGCCGGATGGAGTCTTTGGCTGAATCCAGCCGGAACACCATCCCTGCAGCTCATCCTCCAGATCCTGATCGGGGGGCTCGCTGTCAGTGCAGCAGGCTGCGTTGCCAACGACCTCTGGGACCAGAGAATTGACCGTGAAGTGGCACGTACCAGTCAAAGACCCTTAGCCCGTGGCGATCTCAACCGTGTGCAGGCCTTCACTCTGCTGGCCGTTCTGCTGACGCTGTCGCTGCTGGTGGTGATCAGCCTGCCTGCAGACGTGCGACTGCTCTGCCTCCAATTGGCGGTTTTGGCCTTGCCACCGATCCTCCTCTACCCCTCTGCCAAGCGCTGGTTTCCCTTTCCACAGGCCATCCTTGCGTTCTGCTGGGGCTTCGCCGTTCTGATTCCGTGGGCTGCAGCCACTGGGTCCCTCAGTCTCAGCCTGCCGCTGATTGCAACCTGGGGGGCGACACTCTGCTGGACCTTCAGCTTCGACACCGTCTACGCGATGGCGGACCGGCCTGACGACGCCACGCTCAAGCTGCGCAGCAGCGCATTGACCCTCGGGGATTCCGCCGTGAAGGTTGTACGCGCTGGCTATGGCCTGACGGCTGTAGGGCTCGCGATTGCCGCCGCAGCAACCCAAACGGGAGTGATCTTCTGGATCTTTTGGAGTGTGGCCTGCATCGGCTTCTGGCGTTCAACCCTTCCCTTGAAGGCGGAAGACCAGCAAGCCGCCTCGGTGTACGCCAAACATTTCGCCCGACAAGTGCAAATCGGCAGCTTGTTGCTCGCCGGGGTGGTCCTCAGCCGGCTGGGTTGA
- the petA gene encoding cytochrome f, whose protein sequence is MRRLLSPLFAALIVGVTVLTAPTTSWAYPFWAQQNYDSPREATGKIVCANCHLAQKLTQAEVPQSVLPDSVFKAVVKIPYDTTVPEIGADGSEVPLQVGAVVMLPDGFTLAPQDRWTDDIKEETEGVYFTEYSDDQPNVILVGPIPGDQHQEIVFPVLSPDPATDSNIHFGKYSIHVGGNRGRGQVYPTGEKSNNTVFTAPSSGTVSSIEAGDNGASVVTITSADGSELSETVPVGPALIVSVGDAVEAGAPITNDPNVGGFGQLDTEVVLQNPVRIYGLLAFFAAVALAQIMLVLKKKQFEKVQAAEGI, encoded by the coding sequence ATGCGTCGCCTCCTCTCACCTCTGTTCGCCGCCCTGATCGTGGGCGTCACAGTGCTGACAGCTCCCACCACCAGTTGGGCCTACCCCTTCTGGGCCCAACAGAACTACGACTCTCCGAGGGAAGCCACCGGAAAGATCGTTTGCGCCAACTGCCATCTCGCTCAAAAACTGACCCAAGCCGAGGTCCCCCAGTCGGTTTTGCCCGACAGCGTGTTCAAAGCTGTCGTGAAGATTCCCTACGACACCACTGTTCCAGAAATCGGTGCTGATGGCAGTGAAGTGCCTCTCCAGGTCGGCGCTGTGGTGATGCTGCCCGATGGTTTCACCCTGGCACCGCAAGATCGCTGGACCGACGACATCAAGGAAGAAACCGAAGGCGTTTATTTCACTGAGTACAGCGATGATCAGCCCAATGTGATCCTTGTGGGTCCGATCCCCGGCGATCAGCACCAGGAGATTGTCTTCCCCGTGCTTTCACCGGATCCAGCCACTGACAGCAACATCCATTTCGGCAAATACTCCATTCACGTGGGCGGCAACCGTGGCCGAGGCCAGGTGTATCCCACAGGTGAAAAGAGCAACAACACCGTGTTCACAGCGCCGTCCTCCGGAACCGTGAGTTCCATCGAAGCGGGTGATAACGGAGCCAGCGTGGTGACCATCACTTCAGCCGATGGCAGTGAGCTGTCTGAAACCGTTCCTGTTGGACCAGCACTGATCGTGTCCGTCGGCGATGCCGTTGAGGCAGGTGCTCCAATCACCAACGACCCCAATGTGGGCGGCTTTGGACAACTTGATACCGAAGTTGTGCTCCAGAATCCCGTGCGTATCTACGGACTGCTGGCCTTCTTCGCAGCCGTGGCTCTGGCCCAGATCATGCTGGTACTGAAGAAAAAGCAGTTTGAGAAAGTGCAGGCTGCGGAGGGCATTTGA
- a CDS encoding NFACT family protein, which yields MATSTLQVMDLTALKAVLKDLRDRMLPSRFEKAQQPDAHALQLGFRTLQGMVWLELSWQAESARLVQIDAPRRHGGGSTLAQQVQHGLRQLALVELEQHDFERVVFFHLASRPGSPPVRTLVLELMGRHSNLLLLDEQKRITAIGRQVRQHQSRIRPLSTGDFYTPPPPLQGLPPSRDESFDQWKRRLSLLPIPLGRALRETYQGISPALATQLTSFPGSLDSHGKVLKEQLVSDISESQWQRLYERWGCWLHHLNEERFSLQLEGSGFRVWNEPPLADGDQGVLSLRLGCYYQDHVTKRRLSREIGNLQQRLQQCREREQAQRDEQKQRLQDTAGAATLQSEADQLLCQPDPDRDTITRAQKLYHRARRLRRAVPLIEERLQHHDQRLMLIEGSESFLEDLTRADWDNPDERSLQLKDLHQELEELLAPRQRRRRSSSATGQPQPLVVNTTDGLTIQVGRNHRQNEWISLRQARAGDLWFHAQECPGSHVVLKASMAPASEDAIQQAADLAAWFSRARGNRTVPVVMAAVDALQRIPGALPGTVRHRNAELLWAEPDRARRQLEGRELLA from the coding sequence ATGGCCACCAGCACGCTCCAGGTGATGGACCTGACCGCTCTGAAAGCGGTGCTGAAGGATCTGCGCGACCGGATGCTGCCGAGCCGATTCGAAAAGGCGCAGCAACCCGATGCCCATGCGCTCCAGCTGGGCTTCCGAACCCTGCAAGGCATGGTGTGGCTTGAGCTCAGCTGGCAGGCGGAATCCGCACGGCTCGTGCAGATCGATGCCCCACGACGCCATGGAGGAGGCAGCACTCTGGCTCAGCAGGTTCAGCACGGGCTGAGGCAACTGGCTCTGGTGGAGCTCGAGCAACATGACTTCGAACGTGTTGTGTTCTTTCATTTGGCGTCGCGCCCGGGCAGTCCCCCCGTACGAACCCTGGTTCTCGAATTAATGGGACGCCACAGCAACTTGTTGCTTCTTGATGAACAGAAACGCATCACTGCAATCGGCCGTCAGGTGCGGCAACACCAGTCCAGGATTCGCCCGCTCAGCACTGGTGATTTCTATACCCCACCTCCACCGCTGCAGGGGCTGCCACCGAGCCGTGACGAATCATTTGATCAGTGGAAGCGCCGGCTCTCCCTGCTTCCGATTCCACTCGGCAGAGCACTTCGCGAGACCTATCAGGGAATCAGCCCAGCGTTAGCGACCCAGCTCACCAGCTTTCCCGGGTCCCTCGACAGCCACGGGAAGGTCTTGAAAGAACAACTGGTGAGCGACATTTCCGAATCGCAATGGCAACGCCTCTATGAACGCTGGGGGTGCTGGCTGCACCATCTCAACGAAGAAAGATTTTCTCTGCAGCTGGAGGGCAGCGGCTTCCGCGTGTGGAATGAGCCACCCCTTGCCGATGGAGATCAGGGGGTGCTCAGTCTCAGGCTGGGTTGCTACTACCAAGACCATGTGACGAAGCGCCGACTTTCGCGGGAGATCGGCAACCTGCAACAGCGACTTCAACAATGCCGCGAGCGGGAACAGGCCCAACGCGACGAACAGAAACAACGACTGCAGGACACCGCTGGTGCCGCAACCCTTCAGTCGGAGGCAGATCAGCTGCTGTGCCAACCGGATCCTGATCGCGACACGATCACCCGTGCTCAGAAGCTCTACCACCGGGCTCGACGCCTACGGCGGGCCGTTCCCCTGATCGAAGAACGTCTCCAGCATCACGACCAGCGACTGATGCTGATCGAGGGCAGTGAAAGCTTCTTGGAGGATCTCACCCGTGCTGACTGGGACAACCCCGATGAGCGCAGTCTGCAACTGAAGGATCTCCATCAAGAACTGGAGGAGTTGTTGGCACCGAGGCAGCGACGTCGCCGCAGCAGTTCAGCGACGGGACAGCCTCAGCCGCTTGTGGTCAACACCACTGATGGACTGACAATCCAGGTGGGCCGAAACCACCGCCAGAACGAATGGATCAGCTTGCGTCAGGCCAGAGCTGGCGATCTCTGGTTTCACGCCCAGGAATGTCCGGGCAGTCATGTGGTGTTGAAAGCCTCGATGGCGCCTGCATCCGAAGACGCCATCCAACAGGCTGCTGATCTGGCCGCATGGTTCAGTCGTGCTCGGGGCAATCGCACCGTCCCCGTGGTGATGGCAGCGGTCGATGCCCTTCAGCGCATTCCAGGAGCACTGCCGGGAACCGTGCGCCATCGCAATGCAGAACTGCTCTGGGCGGAGCCTGACCGGGCCAGGCGCCAACTTGAGGGAAGAGAACTCCTAGCCTGA
- a CDS encoding LD-carboxypeptidase: MPRTKAPIVQPPSLKRGDAVAITAPSSALRNDDSLKRGIAVFESWGLEVQPHQLDGRHWGYLAGTDQQRRGDLDQQPTPSLLACARGGWGAARLLEHPWPWSPGWLLGFSDITSLLCSRLAHGVGGGVHGPLVTTLADEPDWSQHRLQELLFEQIAPDLQGETWVGGTAQGPLITVNLTVASHLLGSSHLPDLRGMILVIEDVGEAPYRLDRMLTHWRLTGTLQALAGIGLGRFSGCDDPNLPANAEETFSLEQVLKERTGDLGIPVISGLPVGHGPGGNAALPMGVPARLDADRGTLSLERANQR; the protein is encoded by the coding sequence ATGCCACGCACGAAGGCTCCCATTGTTCAACCGCCGTCACTCAAGCGCGGCGACGCCGTTGCCATCACGGCGCCCAGTTCGGCTCTCCGCAACGACGACAGCCTGAAGCGTGGAATCGCCGTGTTCGAATCCTGGGGACTCGAGGTGCAACCCCATCAGCTTGATGGGCGGCACTGGGGCTATCTGGCTGGAACCGACCAGCAGCGCAGAGGCGACCTCGATCAGCAACCGACCCCATCCCTGTTGGCTTGCGCCCGCGGAGGTTGGGGAGCAGCACGGCTGCTCGAACACCCATGGCCTTGGAGCCCTGGCTGGCTGCTGGGGTTCTCCGACATCACATCCCTGCTCTGCTCAAGGCTTGCCCATGGCGTGGGAGGTGGCGTGCACGGACCCTTGGTCACAACGCTGGCCGATGAACCCGACTGGAGCCAGCACCGCCTCCAGGAACTGCTTTTCGAGCAGATAGCACCTGATCTCCAAGGGGAGACCTGGGTGGGAGGGACAGCCCAAGGCCCATTGATCACCGTCAATCTGACCGTGGCATCCCACCTATTGGGCAGTTCCCACTTGCCGGATCTGCGGGGCATGATCCTCGTGATCGAAGACGTGGGTGAAGCGCCTTACCGCCTGGACCGAATGCTGACGCACTGGCGACTGACAGGCACTCTTCAGGCTCTGGCGGGGATTGGACTGGGGCGGTTCAGTGGTTGTGACGATCCCAACCTGCCAGCCAACGCTGAAGAAACGTTCAGCCTGGAGCAGGTCCTGAAGGAGCGCACTGGCGATCTGGGCATTCCCGTGATTTCGGGATTGCCGGTTGGGCATGGCCCAGGAGGCAATGCAGCCCTGCCGATGGGCGTTCCAGCCAGGCTGGACGCAGACCGGGGAACACTGAGCCTTGAGCGTGCGAATCAGCGTTGA
- the lgt gene encoding prolipoprotein diacylglyceryl transferase, protein MLIPGVFTSPGPELFQLGPFVLRWYGLLIALAVLIGLNLSSWLARQRGLDGALISDLLPILVLASVVGARMYYVAFEWRTYQGSWWDAFAIWRGGIAIHGALIAGTLSVIVFCRWRRVPFWDVLDVLVPSVILGQAIGRWGNFFNSEAFGVPTDLPWKLLIPFANRPKIFADSEYFHPTFLYESLWNLALFIGLLVLFRLGQRGRIQLPAGALSCFYLLGYSLGRIWIEGLRIDPLCLGGQPPFCDGGLRIAQLMSLALMALASAGLFWLYGRRASLPDPGLRRVDP, encoded by the coding sequence GTGTTGATTCCTGGCGTCTTCACCTCCCCTGGGCCCGAGCTTTTTCAGCTCGGGCCTTTCGTTCTTCGCTGGTATGGCCTGCTCATCGCCCTGGCCGTACTGATTGGCCTCAATCTCTCCAGCTGGCTTGCCCGTCAACGTGGCCTTGATGGCGCTTTGATCAGCGACCTCCTGCCCATCCTCGTGCTCGCTTCCGTTGTGGGCGCTCGGATGTATTACGTGGCCTTTGAGTGGAGAACCTATCAAGGTTCATGGTGGGACGCCTTCGCCATCTGGCGCGGTGGGATTGCCATCCATGGAGCCTTAATCGCAGGAACGCTCTCAGTGATCGTGTTCTGCCGGTGGCGACGCGTTCCCTTCTGGGATGTTCTCGATGTTCTGGTGCCCTCAGTGATTCTCGGGCAAGCCATCGGTCGCTGGGGAAATTTTTTCAACTCAGAAGCCTTCGGAGTCCCCACGGATCTTCCTTGGAAACTCCTGATTCCATTTGCCAACAGACCTAAGATTTTCGCGGATTCAGAGTATTTCCATCCAACATTTCTCTACGAATCTCTCTGGAATCTGGCTCTTTTCATCGGACTACTTGTTTTGTTCAGGCTGGGGCAGCGAGGTCGAATTCAGCTGCCGGCTGGAGCCTTGAGCTGCTTTTATCTTCTCGGATACAGCCTCGGACGCATCTGGATTGAGGGTCTGCGCATCGATCCGCTTTGCCTGGGAGGTCAGCCACCGTTCTGCGATGGCGGCCTGCGGATCGCCCAGTTGATGAGCCTTGCTCTGATGGCCCTGGCCTCAGCTGGGCTGTTTTGGCTCTACGGCCGCCGCGCATCACTGCCTGATCCAGGTCTCCGCCGCGTCGACCCTTGA
- a CDS encoding Ppx/GppA phosphatase family protein, with product MAGAEPFLETAMDQNSRQLNQEFSDAPPFGERLRQVAAIDVGTNSTHLLVASVDVALGTFSIELAEKSTTRLGEKDPDTGELTPEAMERGLASLRRFKELAISHQVEQIVIAATSAVREAPNGRDFLQTVQDQLGLDVDLVSGPEEARLIYLGVLSGMPFGDRPHLVLDIGGGSTELILADGRDARALTSTRVGAVRLQRDFVKDDPIPPHRRSFLQAFIQGSLEPAVDKVHRRIKPGETPVLVATSGTAMAIGALAATEDDRPPLKLHGYKVSKQRLDRVVERLVVMTPEQRRDLAPINDRRAEIIVPGALILQTTMQMLGVGELVLSERALREGLIVDWMLRHGLLEDRFSFQSSIRQRTVMHQAQRFAVNRVRAERVASHALSLYDSTQGCLHRDDGSGRDLLWAAALLHACGQHINLSAYHKHSWYLIRHGELLGYSESEHLMIAAIARYHRRSLPKKRHEAWQALQTRQNRRTVSEMALLLRLAAALDRRPDPVVKTLSVGFTSSSVTLELVPERLNQNLSLEQWSLESCEAIVREVTGLNLKVKVQE from the coding sequence ATGGCAGGTGCCGAGCCTTTTCTTGAGACTGCGATGGATCAGAACAGCCGGCAGCTCAATCAGGAGTTTTCCGACGCCCCTCCGTTTGGGGAGCGTCTGCGGCAGGTCGCAGCCATCGATGTCGGCACGAATTCCACCCATCTGTTGGTGGCATCCGTGGATGTTGCATTGGGAACGTTCAGCATCGAGCTGGCCGAGAAATCCACCACACGGTTGGGTGAGAAGGACCCAGACACCGGCGAGCTGACGCCAGAGGCAATGGAACGAGGGCTTGCAAGCCTTCGCCGCTTTAAGGAACTGGCGATCAGTCACCAGGTGGAGCAGATCGTGATCGCAGCCACCAGTGCTGTTCGTGAAGCTCCCAACGGTCGGGATTTTCTGCAGACGGTGCAGGATCAGCTCGGGCTCGATGTGGATCTGGTGAGCGGTCCGGAGGAGGCTCGGCTGATCTATCTGGGGGTTCTGTCTGGGATGCCCTTCGGCGATCGTCCCCATCTTGTGCTGGACATCGGCGGTGGATCCACCGAGTTGATCCTTGCGGATGGTCGTGATGCCCGTGCTCTGACGAGCACCCGGGTGGGTGCGGTGCGTTTGCAGAGGGATTTCGTGAAAGACGATCCAATCCCTCCGCATCGGCGATCGTTTCTTCAAGCGTTCATTCAGGGATCACTTGAGCCAGCCGTCGACAAGGTTCACCGACGGATCAAGCCGGGTGAGACCCCTGTGCTGGTCGCGACCAGTGGCACGGCCATGGCCATTGGTGCGTTGGCAGCCACTGAAGACGATCGACCGCCGCTAAAGCTGCATGGTTACAAGGTCTCCAAGCAGCGCTTGGATCGCGTGGTGGAGCGCTTGGTGGTGATGACACCTGAGCAACGGCGCGACCTGGCACCGATCAACGACAGACGGGCGGAGATCATTGTTCCTGGAGCCTTGATTCTTCAAACCACCATGCAGATGCTGGGTGTTGGAGAGCTAGTTCTCAGTGAACGGGCCCTGAGGGAAGGGCTGATCGTGGACTGGATGCTGCGTCATGGACTGCTGGAGGACCGCTTCAGCTTTCAGAGCAGCATCCGCCAGCGCACGGTGATGCATCAGGCCCAGCGATTTGCCGTCAATCGGGTTCGGGCGGAGCGCGTTGCCAGTCATGCCCTCAGTCTTTACGACAGCACGCAGGGGTGTTTGCACCGTGATGACGGTTCAGGCCGTGATCTGCTGTGGGCGGCCGCTTTGCTGCATGCCTGCGGCCAACACATCAACCTCAGCGCATACCACAAGCATTCTTGGTACCTGATCAGGCATGGAGAACTGCTTGGTTACTCAGAATCCGAGCATCTGATGATCGCCGCGATTGCGCGCTATCACCGCCGCAGTTTGCCCAAGAAACGACATGAAGCTTGGCAGGCCTTGCAGACACGCCAGAACCGACGAACAGTCTCTGAAATGGCCTTGTTGCTTCGGTTGGCAGCAGCTCTGGATCGACGTCCAGACCCTGTTGTGAAAACCCTTTCTGTGGGGTTCACCTCCAGCTCCGTGACCCTGGAACTCGTGCCAGAGCGTCTGAATCAGAATCTCAGTCTCGAGCAGTGGAGCTTGGAAAGCTGTGAAGCGATTGTCCGGGAGGTCACTGGTCTGAACCTGAAGGTCAAGGTTCAGGAGTGA
- the cobM gene encoding precorrin-4 C(11)-methyltransferase: MTTISIVGAGPGAPDLLTRRAEQRIQAADVLIWTDSLVAPQIAALAPEHCERIRTSTLTLEEVIPLMIDRASQGLRVVRLHDGDPCLYSALNEQICALADADITVEVVPGISAYQATAAAINAELTIPGVVQTIVLGRTGGRTGVPEREQLDDLARLQASLCLYLSARHVDEVQSTLLKHYPADTPVAIGYRVSWPDQSIDVVPLEAMADATRARNLIRTTLYVISPALRDRDSSDRSRLYSPDHDHLFRPRG; this comes from the coding sequence ATGACAACCATCTCCATCGTTGGAGCCGGCCCCGGCGCTCCCGATCTGCTCACCCGCAGAGCTGAACAGAGAATTCAGGCGGCGGATGTGCTGATCTGGACCGACTCGCTGGTTGCGCCTCAAATTGCCGCCCTGGCACCTGAGCATTGCGAACGGATTCGCACCAGCACACTCACGCTGGAAGAGGTGATCCCCCTGATGATCGATCGAGCAAGTCAGGGGTTGCGTGTGGTCCGTCTCCATGACGGCGATCCCTGCCTTTACAGCGCTCTCAACGAACAGATCTGCGCACTCGCGGATGCCGACATCACTGTGGAGGTTGTCCCCGGGATCAGTGCTTATCAAGCCACCGCAGCGGCCATCAATGCAGAGCTCACGATTCCCGGCGTGGTGCAGACGATCGTGCTCGGTCGCACCGGCGGCCGCACAGGGGTTCCTGAGCGGGAACAACTGGATGATCTCGCCAGATTGCAAGCGTCGCTGTGCCTTTACCTCAGCGCACGGCATGTTGATGAGGTTCAGTCCACGCTCCTCAAGCACTACCCCGCTGACACTCCTGTCGCGATCGGCTACCGGGTGAGCTGGCCCGATCAGTCAATCGATGTGGTTCCGCTTGAGGCAATGGCCGATGCAACAAGGGCACGGAACCTGATCCGCACCACCTTGTATGTGATCAGCCCAGCTCTACGGGATCGAGACAGTTCCGATCGGTCGCGGCTTTATTCTCCCGATCACGACCACCTCTTCAGACCACGGGGCTGA
- a CDS encoding helix-turn-helix domain-containing protein → MTIGSQLRSAREAAGLSGAQLADSLHMGHEQLDALEKGERDRLPEPVFIKAMTRRVAARLQMDADPLIHELSIAMAEGQAERSPKTTPPTPSPLTSRDKPSPARSESNPSATIWKAAATIALLAGIGIGSALVFTKQRQISPPAVASNTTSRPPTPETPEPAVTTEPESSLIPASEAPALSITSQEPSWLEVRNANRETVYEGTLDGESPLAVNPGDEVYAGRPDLVLLSVGNNPPQPLGDITDIRWHKITPEP, encoded by the coding sequence GTGACTATCGGAAGCCAACTGCGCTCGGCGAGGGAAGCGGCGGGTCTGAGTGGCGCACAACTGGCTGATTCCCTGCACATGGGCCACGAGCAGCTCGATGCTCTTGAAAAAGGTGAACGGGACCGATTGCCCGAACCGGTGTTTATCAAGGCCATGACTCGACGCGTTGCGGCCAGGCTTCAGATGGATGCAGACCCGCTCATCCATGAGCTGAGCATCGCAATGGCAGAGGGACAAGCCGAACGATCGCCTAAGACGACTCCCCCTACCCCTTCTCCTCTTACCTCCCGAGACAAGCCATCTCCTGCACGATCTGAATCAAACCCATCGGCGACGATCTGGAAAGCCGCGGCAACCATCGCCCTCTTAGCTGGCATCGGTATCGGCAGCGCTTTGGTCTTTACCAAACAGCGGCAGATCTCGCCTCCTGCAGTGGCTTCAAACACAACGTCGCGCCCGCCGACGCCAGAGACTCCGGAGCCAGCGGTGACAACCGAACCGGAATCCTCGCTGATCCCGGCATCCGAAGCTCCTGCACTGTCGATTACCAGTCAGGAACCAAGCTGGCTGGAAGTCCGTAATGCCAATCGCGAGACGGTTTACGAGGGAACACTTGACGGAGAGAGTCCACTGGCTGTCAATCCAGGAGACGAGGTTTATGCAGGACGCCCTGACCTCGTTTTACTCAGCGTTGGCAACAATCCCCCCCAACCTCTCGGCGACATCACCGATATTCGCTGGCACAAGATCACTCCTGAACCTTGA
- the petC gene encoding cytochrome b6-f complex iron-sulfur subunit, whose protein sequence is MTQMPAGDVPGMGRRQFMNLLTFGSVTGVALGALYPVVNYFIPPRAAGSGGGTSAKDELGNAVTASGWLSSHPAGDRSLVQGLKGDPTYLIVEGDDAIGSYGINAICTHLGCVVPWNSGANKFMCPCHGSQYDATGKVVRGPAPLSLALANVSVENDNVFVSQWTDTDFRTGDKPWWA, encoded by the coding sequence ATGACCCAAATGCCAGCAGGTGATGTGCCCGGAATGGGGCGCAGGCAGTTCATGAATCTGCTGACCTTCGGGTCGGTCACAGGTGTAGCGCTCGGTGCTCTCTACCCGGTTGTGAACTACTTCATCCCCCCCCGCGCTGCAGGCAGCGGTGGCGGCACCAGTGCCAAGGATGAACTCGGAAATGCAGTCACCGCCAGCGGTTGGTTGAGCTCTCACCCAGCCGGAGATCGCAGCCTCGTGCAGGGTCTCAAGGGCGATCCCACCTATCTGATCGTTGAGGGCGACGATGCCATCGGCAGCTACGGCATCAACGCCATCTGTACACACCTCGGTTGCGTTGTGCCCTGGAACAGCGGAGCCAACAAATTCATGTGCCCCTGCCACGGCAGCCAATACGACGCCACAGGCAAGGTCGTGCGAGGTCCCGCGCCCCTCTCGCTCGCCCTGGCCAATGTGAGCGTCGAAAACGACAACGTGTTCGTGAGCCAATGGACGGACACCGATTTCCGCACGGGCGACAAGCCCTGGTGGGCCTGA